The DNA window TTACAAGGAACTTTTGACGAAGGTCCTAAAAAAGTAAGATGGGAAAGAATGTTCAAAGCAACAAACACTGGCGAAAAAGATAAAACTTCTTATTGGTGGGTTGCAGCTGCAATTTTAATCTTATTCTTCGGTTGGGAATTTTTTGTAAAACTTTTCAAAGGGAAAAATAAAGAAGAAGAGTAGAATTTTATAGAAATTTGAAAAATTGACATACCCTTTTTGCGTTCAAAACGCAGAAAGGGTTTTTTGATATAATCACATTTATTTTTTTAACTTTGGACACTCAATTTTAGAATGAAAATGAAAACGGTATTACCTATATTTTATTTGCCGCCAGTTTCTTGGTTTGCAGAATTTTTAAAAGAAGAAAACGAAATTCTTCTGGAGCAACATGAGAATTTCCCTAAACAAACCTATAGAAGCAGATGCAATATTTACGGTGCCAATGGTAAATTGGCGCTCATTTTGCCAATTCATCATAACGGAAAACGTGCGATGAAAGATTTAGAGCTTTCTTATGCTGAAGATTGGCAAAAACTCCACTGGAAATCCATTAAAATTGCTTACCAAAGTTCGCCTTATTTCGAGTATTATGAAGATAAGTTGAAGCAGGTTTTCTCGGTACAGCCTACATCTCTTATTGAATTTAATCTCAATGCTTTGAAAATCATTCTTCAAATTTTAAAAGTTGAAAAAGACTTTTCACTCACCACGGAATTCGAAAAAACACCAGATGCAGTAGATTTAAGAGAGCGTTTTTCAGCAAAAAAAGAGTCAGAATATCATTTGCCAGAATATTACCAAACGTTTAGCGATAAATTAGGATTTATCAAAGATTTATCAATACTAGACGTGGTTTGTAACATTGGTCCAGAATCTGCTACGTATATTAAAAAAGTAACTCAATCCATACAAAATATATCATAATGAAAAGAATAATCATTGCAGCTGCATTTTTAGCAGGATTTAATTTTGGGTTTTCGCAAGAAACCAAAACTGAAGATAAAGATTTGATGACTTGGTATCACAAAGATTTTTCTACAACAAATGTTTACGGAGTCAATACTCAAAACGCATATAAATTTTTTGAATCAAAAGGTCTAAAACCTAAAACAGTAGTGGTAGGTGTAATAGACAGTGGTGTGGAAGTAGACCATCCTGGTTTAATAAAAAATATGTGGAAAAACGTAAACGAAGTTCCTAATAATGGTAAAGATGATGATGGGAACGGTTACTTAGATGATGTTTACGGCTGGAACTTTATCGGGGGTAAAAATGGAGATGTAGAAATTGACAATTTAGAAGTAACAAGAGTTGTAAAACAATACAAACCCGTTTTTGAAGGGGCGAGTTCAGAAGTGAATAAAGCCAATCAAGCAAAAATGCCTACAGAATTTGAGATGTATCTTCGTGCAAAAGATATGTACAATAAAAAAAGTGTAGAAGCTAAACAGCAGTTTCAGTTTTATTCAGAATTTGCAAAAGTGATTCCTAGTGTAGCAGCTACTTTAAAAGGAAAAACACTGACTAAAGAAAATTTAGATTCTATTAAACCAACTACACAAGAAGAAGCTAGAAATCTTTCGATTTTAAGTCAAGTAGTAAATGATCCTACTATGGTTGGGAAATCTCAAGCAGAAGTAGAAGAATTTTTAAATAAAGAAATCAAAGGTGCTCTAGAATATTTCGAACCTCAAGCTACAAAACAGTATAACTTAGATTATGATCCTAGAGCAATTGTAGGAGATAATTATCAAGACAAAAAAGAGAAATTCTACGGAAATAACCATTACGAAGGTCCAGATGCACAACACGGAACTCACGTTGCAGGAATTATTGCAGGTTATCCTCAAGGAAATGAAGTGCAATACGGAGTTGCCTATAAAGTGGCAAAAATTATGACGGTAAGAGCGGTTCCAAACGGTGATGAACGTGATAAAGACATCGCAAATTCTATTCGTTATGCGGTAGATAATGGTGCTAAAGTCATTAATATGAGTTTTGGAAAGCCTGTTTCTCCTGAAAAAGAATTGGTGTGGGAAGCATTCCAATATGCTAAAGATAAAGGCGTTCTATTGGTAAAAGCTGCTGGAAACGAAAACGAAGATATTCAAGAAAATCCATATTTCCCTACTAATTTTAAATCTACTAAAGACGAGAAACCTTTCATTAACAACATGATTGTAGTAGGTGCAAGTACCAATAATAATGAATTTTTAAGAGCGGGATTCTCTAATTTTAATCAAAAAATGGTGAATGTTTTTGCGCCTGGTGATAAAATTTATTCTACCGTTCCAGATGGTAAATATGAATATTTACAAGGGACTTCTATGGCTTCTCCAGTTGTAGCGGGAGCTTCTGCAGTTTTATTGGCTTATATGCCTAATTTAAAACCAGAGCAAGTAATAGAATCTCTAGTAAAGTCGGTGAATAAGTCTGAGGTAAATGCAATGTTGCCAACCAATACCAACAATAGATTTGATTTAATTTCAGAATCTGGAGGAGTGATAGACTTATACAAAGCGGCACAATACGCTTATACACATTTCTACAAAGCGGCTCCTGCAAAACCAGTGAAAAAGGCGGTGCTTAAAAAGAAAAAAGTAGTTAGAAAAAAATAATTAATCATACTAATCAATTGAAAGGCTGTTTTTTACAGCCTTTTTTATTTGTTGAATTTTAAGAAAAGTTTATAAGATTATCATATTGGCACAGTTTTTACAATTAACTTCATAACTTTACATTTATAAATAACAACCAAATTTAAGATAAAGATGAAAAAAGTACTATTGACTCTAGCTTTCGGCTCATTATTTGCCGTTTCTTGCTCTTCTGTGAAAAAAGCAGAAAGTGCTCAAACTTCTAGAGCAGAATTTTTAAAAATGAAAGGTGATTGGGAAATTACCAGTGTAAATTATGATAAAGGATATCAAATAAAGCCTTTTGACGAAGGAGCAAATGCTCAGTGTTTTGTAGGAAGTCATTGGAGACTTATCCCGAATAATTATTCTGGAGCGTATACCATAAAAGGTGGTGGAAACTGTCCTACAGTAACTCAACCTATTAAATTTGAAGTAACCAGAGATAATGAATTTAAATTCAAGAAATTAGTAGCTGATACTAAAGCTAAAAATGTAACGGCTGGTTATATTTTACAAATCGAAAAACAAGACACAGACAACTTTACCTTGGTTCAAAGCGTTCCTTTTGAAGGAAATGTAATTAAAGTATATTACAATTTTGTAAGAACAGGAATGGAACAAAAATAACTTTTTAAAAT is part of the Cloacibacterium normanense genome and encodes:
- a CDS encoding lipocalin family protein, whose protein sequence is MKKVLLTLAFGSLFAVSCSSVKKAESAQTSRAEFLKMKGDWEITSVNYDKGYQIKPFDEGANAQCFVGSHWRLIPNNYSGAYTIKGGGNCPTVTQPIKFEVTRDNEFKFKKLVADTKAKNVTAGYILQIEKQDTDNFTLVQSVPFEGNVIKVYYNFVRTGMEQK
- a CDS encoding WbqC family protein, encoding MKMKTVLPIFYLPPVSWFAEFLKEENEILLEQHENFPKQTYRSRCNIYGANGKLALILPIHHNGKRAMKDLELSYAEDWQKLHWKSIKIAYQSSPYFEYYEDKLKQVFSVQPTSLIEFNLNALKIILQILKVEKDFSLTTEFEKTPDAVDLRERFSAKKESEYHLPEYYQTFSDKLGFIKDLSILDVVCNIGPESATYIKKVTQSIQNIS
- a CDS encoding S8 family serine peptidase; the encoded protein is MKRIIIAAAFLAGFNFGFSQETKTEDKDLMTWYHKDFSTTNVYGVNTQNAYKFFESKGLKPKTVVVGVIDSGVEVDHPGLIKNMWKNVNEVPNNGKDDDGNGYLDDVYGWNFIGGKNGDVEIDNLEVTRVVKQYKPVFEGASSEVNKANQAKMPTEFEMYLRAKDMYNKKSVEAKQQFQFYSEFAKVIPSVAATLKGKTLTKENLDSIKPTTQEEARNLSILSQVVNDPTMVGKSQAEVEEFLNKEIKGALEYFEPQATKQYNLDYDPRAIVGDNYQDKKEKFYGNNHYEGPDAQHGTHVAGIIAGYPQGNEVQYGVAYKVAKIMTVRAVPNGDERDKDIANSIRYAVDNGAKVINMSFGKPVSPEKELVWEAFQYAKDKGVLLVKAAGNENEDIQENPYFPTNFKSTKDEKPFINNMIVVGASTNNNEFLRAGFSNFNQKMVNVFAPGDKIYSTVPDGKYEYLQGTSMASPVVAGASAVLLAYMPNLKPEQVIESLVKSVNKSEVNAMLPTNTNNRFDLISESGGVIDLYKAAQYAYTHFYKAAPAKPVKKAVLKKKKVVRKK